One Marinobacter bohaiensis DNA window includes the following coding sequences:
- a CDS encoding Hcp family type VI secretion system effector — protein sequence MPTPCYISIEGQTQGNITAGAFTADSVGNIYVEGHEDEVLVQQFDHTVTVPTDPQSGQPSGQRVHKPFKFTAALNKATPLMYNALASGEMLPKVELKWYRTSVEGKQEHFFSTILEDATIINIDCTMPHCQDAAKTEFTQLVEVSLAYRKVTWEHGIAGTSGSDDWRSPVEA from the coding sequence AACATCACCGCCGGTGCCTTCACCGCCGATTCGGTCGGTAACATCTACGTTGAAGGCCACGAAGACGAAGTGCTGGTCCAGCAGTTCGACCACACCGTCACCGTCCCGACCGACCCGCAGTCCGGCCAGCCGTCTGGCCAGCGCGTGCACAAGCCGTTCAAGTTCACCGCCGCCCTGAACAAGGCCACGCCGCTGATGTACAACGCCCTGGCCTCCGGCGAGATGCTGCCCAAGGTCGAGCTGAAGTGGTACCGCACCTCCGTTGAGGGCAAGCAGGAGCACTTCTTCTCCACCATCCTGGAAGACGCCACCATCATCAACATCGACTGCACCATGCCGCACTGCCAGGACGCGGCCAAGACCGAGTTCACCCAACTGGTCGAAGTGTCCCTGGCCTACCGCAAGGTCACCTGGGAGCACGGCATCGCCGGCACCTCCGGTTCCGACGACTGGCGTTCCCCGGTCGAGGCCTAA